The proteins below are encoded in one region of bacterium:
- a CDS encoding DUF58 domain-containing protein codes for MLSKEFIRKIREIEIRTKKIVNTVFAGEYKSTFKGTGIEFLDVREYLLGDDIRSIDWKVTARMGKPFVKKFAEERELTVILCVDASGSAHFGTRGQFKIEQAAKVAATLAFSAVKNNDKVGLVFFTDQVEKYIPPCKGRFHALRLIRDILYFQPAHKGTDPGLALEFLMHILKHRAIIFFISDFIGDGFRTETIRIPLGVAARRHDLVVISITDPLEHAIPAIGLVDLEDRETGQILTVDMSNQNLIDGFRAYNQSRFDARDQLLRSLSIDTIDLGTAEDYTHKLRSFFEARARRYR; via the coding sequence ATGCTTTCCAAGGAATTCATCCGAAAGATCCGCGAGATCGAGATCCGCACCAAGAAGATCGTTAATACTGTCTTCGCCGGCGAGTACAAATCGACCTTCAAGGGTACGGGCATAGAATTCCTTGATGTCCGTGAATACCTGCTGGGCGATGACATCCGCTCGATCGACTGGAAGGTCACGGCACGCATGGGAAAGCCGTTCGTCAAAAAATTCGCTGAAGAGCGCGAACTGACAGTCATTCTGTGCGTTGATGCCTCGGGTTCAGCCCACTTCGGCACACGCGGTCAGTTCAAGATCGAACAGGCCGCCAAAGTGGCGGCGACGCTGGCATTTTCAGCGGTGAAAAATAATGACAAGGTCGGCCTTGTGTTCTTCACGGACCAGGTGGAGAAGTATATCCCGCCCTGCAAAGGCAGATTTCATGCTCTGCGGTTGATCCGCGATATCCTCTATTTCCAGCCTGCGCACAAGGGCACCGACCCGGGCCTGGCACTTGAATTCCTCATGCATATCCTGAAACACCGGGCGATCATTTTTTTCATCAGCGATTTTATCGGTGATGGTTTCCGGACTGAAACCATCCGCATCCCGCTGGGAGTAGCAGCACGGCGTCATGATCTCGTGGTCATCAGCATCACCGATCCCCTGGAGCATGCGATTCCCGCCATTGGCCTGGTCGACCTCGAGGACCGCGAAACCGGTCAGATATTGACCGTCGACATGTCCAACCAGAACCTGATCGACGGTTTCCGCGCGTACAACCAGTCCCGTTTTGACGCGCGCGACCAGCTGCTCCGGTCGCTGAGCATCGATACAATCGATTTAGGCACGGCCGAGGACTACACGCACAAGCTTCGCTCGTTCTTTGAGGCCCGGGCGAGGAGATATCGCTAA